In Drosophila santomea strain STO CAGO 1482 chromosome 2L, Prin_Dsan_1.1, whole genome shotgun sequence, a single window of DNA contains:
- the LOC120449625 gene encoding uncharacterized protein LOC120449625: MADFPICVSASQRELAHLTEQERLTAQLKVKERKKAARAKPKKILGGLLMVNHLKMWHQHRERIKGAISTVDAEAPNFQAARITGVNNLRDEAQMFMKRTKANIQLLVEISRTMRTHGAINPFRYDIVHASSSIPMTLLTLERLERENREFGRRILEVNSEVDSGLSDKRMREARNAAPAAPLELPSQAMAKYEAFNIPLPKSDAELRRLFRPRVYFDIYLKDARPLGRIVVQLYTEAAPLVVLQLIKSCMCNQHTKFMVKRLFPNLWLETDLLLSADSLLHQPLEYDAKVIDHGASTNVLSFSKAYVTGFTHHLSFAISFKPLTVVNGSRVGFGRIVKGSKICECIQSYGTKNGKLSRGLLFTSCGLL; this comes from the coding sequence ATGGCTGATTTTCCGATCTGTGTGTCTGCGTCGCAGCGCGAGTTGGCTCACCTCACGGAGCAGGAGCGCCTGACCGCCCAGCTGAAGGTGAAGGAGCGCAAGAAGGCTGCCAGGGCCAAGCCGAAGAAGATCCTGGGCGGCCTCCTGATGGTAAATCACTTAAAGATGTGGCATCAGCATCGTGAGCGGATCAAGGGGGCGATCAGCACGGTGGACGCTGAAGCACCCAACTTTCAGGCGGCGCGCATCACCGGAGTGAACAACCTTCGAGACGAAGCGCAGATGTTCATGAAGCGCACCAAGGCCAACATCCAACTGCTGGTGGAGATTTCGCGGACGATGCGCACCCACGGAGCCATCAATCCCTTTCGCTACGATATAGTGCACGCCAGCTCCAGCATTCCCATGACCCTGCTTACACTCGAAAGACTGGAGCGCGAAAATCGCGAGTTTGGCCGGCGAATTCTGGAGGTAAACAGCGAGGTGGACTCCGGTCTGTCGGACAAGCGGATGCGGGAAGCCAGGAACGCAGCGCCCGCCGCTCCACTGGAGTTGCCGTCCCAGGCGATGGCCAAGTACGAGGCCTTCAACATCCCGCTGCCCAAGTCGGACGCCGAGTTACGCCGCCTCTTCCGACCGCGTGTCTACTTTGACATATATCTCAAGGATGCACGACCTCTGGGCAGGATTGTGGTCCAGCTGTACACGGAGGCTGCTCcgctggtggtgctgcagcTGATCAAGTCCTGCATGTGCAATCAACACACCAAGTTTATGGTCAAACGACTGTTCCCCAATCTGTGGCTGGAAACCGATTTGCTGCTGTCGGCGGATTCGCTGCTCCATCAGCCATTGGAGTACGACGCCAAAGTTATTGACCACGGGGCCTCCACGAACGTATTATCCTTCAGCAAGGCTTATGTCACAGGATTCACCCACCACCTGTCCTTTGCCATCTCGTTCAAGCCGCTTACCGTTGTCAATGGATCCCGTGTGGGATTCGGGCGGATTGTGAAGGGCAGCAAGATATGCGAGTGCATTCAGAGTTACGGCACTAAGAACGGGAAGCTCAGCCGGGGTCTGCTTTTTACCAGCTGCGGATTGCTGTAG